DNA sequence from the Paenibacillus azoreducens genome:
CGGCCATTCCAGCTCAACCCCAGCTTCGCGAAGAATCTGCTGAAAATCGTGCAGTGCCTGATCGTTCTCCCTTACCTCAGCGGGCTTTAACCCATGCCTGATGCAATATGCCGCAAGCTCTCCACATGATTCGCCGATATTCCATTCCGTTGGATGAAGGCGGTAGCACCCATTCGTAATATGCGTGGTCCCGATATTTTTATTGCCTGCCAGCACATTGTCCATATCCATCGGAATCAAGGCTCCAAGAGGAATGTGATACGGAAGCGCCGGGATATCGACGTAAGGGACGCCGGTGAAGCTGGGGTGCAGATCGATGCTGTAGGCGCCGACGCCGACCCGGTCCTCGTATTTCTTGCCGGATTTCTCGGAACGGCACGCCGGCGATACTTCTTGCTCCGTAATCGTATACAATGCCTTGATCCGTCTGGACTCCCGGATATATGGAGCTTTGGCCAGGCCTGTCTCCGTTCCCATTACATCGCCGCGCAACCGCAGTCCCGGATACCCTTTTCCGCCGTCGGGCCTTGGCGCTTCCGTCTGCAGCCAATAGACCAGCGAAAGACTGAGCTGCTGCGAACCGTAAAGATGTTTTTCCTTTTCTTCCTTCGACACCCCGTAAATATTGCCGATGAAATAATCGTTTTGCGGCCAATTAAGCAGAGTGATGTCATTTGCATCCTTCGCGTCGTATTGCTCTTTGGCATAGATCCGGCGGTACTTCCAGAGCGAAAACTTGTCGCCATCCTCGAATATGGCGTATTCCCTCGGCTGCATATTTACAGGATTCGGGCCGATGAGACTCAACATTTTACCAGGCCAGTGAGGAGGCTGATATTCTTTCCAGAATTCATACATTTCGGGCTTTGGAATAACATGGTCTCCGGTTTCGTCATATTCAAGGGAAAGCACATAAGTAAAACCCTGAATATTATTCGGATCGGCTTCATCCGCAGCATGTGCCTCGCCTGTCACGGAGCGGCTTTCCGAACCGGTGACGTAGTCCATCGAAGCAAGCGGGAGGATATCTCCCGTTTCCGTCGCATCGATGAAATAACGCCCCTCTACTTTCAACCGCCTACCGGTTTTTAAAGACAGCAGTTCGGCGCTTTGAAGCGATCTCCCGGTTCGTTCCACGGATACCGCCACGGTCTCAAGCAGAAGAGTCAGCCTTCCCGTCAGCAAATGAGGAGCCAGCATTTCATTCAATACATGCAGCGATACCCTGGGATCATGAGCAATTCTGCTGACAGTAGCTGCTCCCGGGTTAAAGAACTCGCTCCGCGCAGAGATTGCAACAGGCATGTTTGCCAAATAAAAAGAGCGGATAGCATTGCGATATTGACGATATCTGGCCGTACAGCCGAACTCTTCGATCCAGGCATGCTCGTCCGGAGGAACCGCCTGCGAAGTGCTTTGCCCGCCGATCCAGTCCGTCTCTTCCGTCATCAATACCTTCAACCCTTTGGAACAAGCAGCCGCAGCAGCTGCGCAGCCACCCAGTCCTCCCCCGAAAATGATCAAATCAAACATGTTTTCTCCAGCTCCCTTCCCTCTTCATTTCGTCTTACAGCATTTAAGATATGTCTGGGCAGCAGCATGCAGTATGGCAGTATGTTAGAATCATTTTTTGTTACCGTTTTCAAATCAATCTGCAAGCCTGCAGTTCCCCTTCTAAGTACGGGGGATGAAAAGCCGTCCCCTTTGGCACAATAAGTCCGTGTATATCAAAGATGTTATGGGTATTATATGGCCTTTTGGAGGAAAAGTACACTTGTTTGTCGAAAAAAGAATAAATTCTCC
Encoded proteins:
- a CDS encoding FAD-dependent oxidoreductase, whose amino-acid sequence is MFDLIIFGGGLGGCAAAAAACSKGLKVLMTEETDWIGGQSTSQAVPPDEHAWIEEFGCTARYRQYRNAIRSFYLANMPVAISARSEFFNPGAATVSRIAHDPRVSLHVLNEMLAPHLLTGRLTLLLETVAVSVERTGRSLQSAELLSLKTGRRLKVEGRYFIDATETGDILPLASMDYVTGSESRSVTGEAHAADEADPNNIQGFTYVLSLEYDETGDHVIPKPEMYEFWKEYQPPHWPGKMLSLIGPNPVNMQPREYAIFEDGDKFSLWKYRRIYAKEQYDAKDANDITLLNWPQNDYFIGNIYGVSKEEKEKHLYGSQQLSLSLVYWLQTEAPRPDGGKGYPGLRLRGDVMGTETGLAKAPYIRESRRIKALYTITEQEVSPACRSEKSGKKYEDRVGVGAYSIDLHPSFTGVPYVDIPALPYHIPLGALIPMDMDNVLAGNKNIGTTHITNGCYRLHPTEWNIGESCGELAAYCIRHGLKPAEVRENDQALHDFQQILREAGVELEWPHEFYGQR